The genomic interval GCATTGATTTACTCAAGAAGATCAAGCCATTAGGTCTTAAAGTTCCGATAATCTTCGTATCCGCTTATGATGACCCTGATCTTAGCTTTGAAGCCATGCGCGTAGGCGCCTGTGATTATGTTGTAAAGACTTTCCAATACTATGAGATCTTGAAGGATCGCATTCGAGAAAATTTGGCAAACTGCCCCACAAAATGAAACTTGAGGATAGGAATCCATGAATCTAGTCGTAGGGATTTTAGGAAGCCCACGACGTGGAGGCAACTGTGATGTTCTGCTAGATGAGTGTCTAGATGGTGCTTTTCAGTCCGGTGCCAAAACGCAAAAAATTTCTCTTTGCGATTTGCACATAACGCCGTGCCAAGGTTGCAATTCCTGTCTTGAGACAGGAGAGTGTGTTCTGCGCGACGACATGACATTGATTTACAAAATATTGCAAGAAGCTAACGCAATTTTAATTGCTTCGCCCATATATTTCTCTGGGCCTAGCTGCATCGTCAAATGTATGATGGATAGGTGCCAATGTCTCTGGGCTCGCGAGCGGCTGCTGAATAGGAAAGTAGAAGGTGTTCGATATGGGGGCCTCATACTAGTTGGAGGGGATCATAAAGCGGTTTTCCGCAACGCACAGTCGGAGATAAGAGCATTCTTCTCCGGAATAGGAATCACCTTTCAGGGTGAACTGTTAGTGGCTGGCGTGGAGAAGAAAGGAGAGGTGAGGTCGAGACCTGATTATTTGTTGAGTGCTAGGCGCTTAGGTCAGAACATGACTTTTAACCTATCTAGGATTGGTTGATTCATGGTATGCAAATCGTGGCTGCGTCAAGCTCCCTAATTCTCCGCCTCATGAAGATGAAGGCTGAACTCGAGAGCGAGAAGGCTAGCAAGAGCCCCATCAAAGCGAATAGAGTAGGATCTAAGGATACAAACTCTCCCAAGGACGCAAAAAAATTGAATAAAGCGTGCAGAAGGATAGCTACACCAAGGAAAGGCAGCCAACTTACCTTCTGACCTCTATATCTCAAAAAGATTGTCAATGCAATCCCATAACCCGCGATGGCAGTGGCGGAGGCATGCAAAACGGTAGAGGTTATGGAGCGTAAAATGGCAGTGGCGATAAACACATCGACCCCTTCCAATAAAGCGGTGGTTAAATAAAGCAGGTTTTCTGTGGCCGAAAATCCTAATCCCGCCGCCGCGCCATAAATCAAACCGTCTTCTATTTCCAATAACCTAAGCTTGGGCACTCCTGTTGCCTTCACAACCTCCTCGACAAGGGGAGCAATCATTACAGCCACTATTAGAGTCTCCAACGTCGGATCAAAAGGCTCAAAGTTCCAAAAGCCAGTGGCAAGTGGACTGAATTCATTATATAAAATGAAGATAGCAATCCCTTCCAGAATTACTGCC from Methanomassiliicoccales archaeon carries:
- a CDS encoding PrsW family intramembrane metalloprotease; amino-acid sequence: MPNVPILIISLLAAAFLPPIIYMIVVRNTETCRREPWSALIWTFFYGATVAVILAVILEGIAIFILYNEFSPLATGFWNFEPFDPTLETLIVAVMIAPLVEEVVKATGVPKLRLLEIEDGLIYGAAAGLGFSATENLLYLTTALLEGVDVFIATAILRSITSTVLHASATAIAGYGIALTIFLRYRGQKVSWLPFLGVAILLHALFNFFASLGEFVSLDPTLFALMGLLLAFSLSSSAFIFMRRRIRELDAATICIP
- a CDS encoding response regulator, coding for IDLLKKIKPLGLKVPIIFVSAYDDPDLSFEAMRVGACDYVVKTFQYYEILKDRIRENLANCPTK
- a CDS encoding flavodoxin family protein encodes the protein MNLVVGILGSPRRGGNCDVLLDECLDGAFQSGAKTQKISLCDLHITPCQGCNSCLETGECVLRDDMTLIYKILQEANAILIASPIYFSGPSCIVKCMMDRCQCLWARERLLNRKVEGVRYGGLILVGGDHKAVFRNAQSEIRAFFSGIGITFQGELLVAGVEKKGEVRSRPDYLLSARRLGQNMTFNLSRIG